The following proteins are encoded in a genomic region of Astatotilapia calliptera chromosome 22, fAstCal1.2, whole genome shotgun sequence:
- the LOC113014913 gene encoding uncharacterized protein LOC113014913 produces the protein MKVAWAHVEETYPHITTIGCAAHTLNLLLKDIMALKTMDTLNKRVKQVLKYVKGKQVTSATFLSKQKEKNKSTTLKLPSITRWGGVVIMFDSLLEGKESLQEMAISQSVGIDSDIKKVILDDVFWERVSSSQKILKPIAAAIAKIEGDGAILSDVQCLFAELKEEIQTILPTSLLLKAEETAVVKSLEQRREFCMKPVHAAAYMLDPKYDKGILSGEEINGAYAVITAMSDHLGLDKGKVLGSLAKYRTKQGLWKGDGIWQSCQHISAATWWKGLCESEALAPVASILLQIPPSSAASERNWSLFGNTHTKVRNRLTNVRVEKLVGIRANLRLFEPDTEPSSTKLESDTEEEDSELDAEEVDMLLDDDEVQEESID, from the coding sequence ATGAAGGTTGCCTGGGCACATGTGGAGGAGACCTACCCTCATATAACTACTATTGGCTGTGCAGCCCATACACTAAACCTTCTCCTAAAAGACATAATGGCACTAAAAACAATGGACACTCTGAATAAGAGAGTGAAGCAAGTTCTGAAATATGTTAAAGGCAAACAAGTAACTTCCGCTACATTTCTGtcaaagcaaaaggaaaagaacaagAGTACTACACTGAAGCTTCCCAGCATAACGCGATGGGGTGGTGTTGTTATCATGTTTGACAGCCTTCTGGAGGGAAAGGAGTCTCTGCAAGAGATGGCCATATCCCAGTCTGTAGGCATCGACAGTGACATTAAGAAGGTCATCTTGGATGATGTGTTCTGGGAAAGAGTATCTAGCAGTCAGAAAATCCTCAAACCTATTGCAGCAGCAATAGCAAAGATAGAGGGGGATGGTGCCATCTTGTCAGATGTCCAGTGCCTTTTTGCAGAACTCAAAGAAGAAATCCAGACAATTCTGCCCACTTCCCTACTACTGAAAGCAGAGGAAACGGCTGTGGTCAAGTCATTGGAACAGCGGAGGGAGTTCTgcatgaagccagtgcatgcaGCAGCATACATGCTGGACCCCAAATATGACAAGGGCATACTTTCCGGGGAAGAGATCAACGGTGCCTATGCGGTCATTACAGCCATGTCTGACCACCTGGGTCTCGATAAAGGCAAAGTTCTAGGCAGTTTGGCAAAGTATCGAACAAAGCAAGGCCTTTGGAAAGGGGATGGAATATGGCAGTCATGCCAGCACATATCTGCAGCCACCTGGTGGAAGGGACTATGTGAATCTGAGGCCCTTGCACCTGTAGCCTCCATCCTCCTCCAAATCCCACCATCATCAGCCGCCTCCGAGCGCAACTGGTCACTGTTTGGGAACACCCACACAAAGGTTCGCAACAGGCTCACAAATGTGAGAGTGGAAAAGCTGGTCGGCATTCGGGCAAACCTACGGCTCTTTGAGCCTGACACAGAGCCATCCTCAACAAAGCTGGAAAGTGACACTGAAGAGGAAGACTCAGAGTTGGATGCTGAGGAAGTGGACATGTTGTTGGATGATGATGAGGTCCAGGAAGAGTCTATTGACTga
- the LOC113014910 gene encoding growth factor receptor-bound protein 10-like isoform X3 has translation MPSCSPDCCLLQAVEIVKVWSEDGAGKVVEIPADMTTRDVCQLLVYKSHCLDDSAWSLVEHHPILGIERCVEDHELVVQVQASMSGDSKFLFRKNYAKYEFFRNPLNFFPEQMVAFCQESDGSIPPSQLLQNFLNSSSCPEIQGYLHVKEPGRKSWKKLYMFLRRSGLYYSTKGTSKEPRHLQVLSDLEDSNVFTVITGRKLHNAPTDYQFCIKPSKVRSDCKELKMLCAEDEQSRTCWMTAFRLFKYGIVLYQSYNVPQQRKSNLSPFTAPVRSVSENSLVAMDFSGRTGRVIDNPIEAQSAALEEGHTWRKRSQRMNVLGSPSPLHPSSLSTVIHRTQVWFHGRIMREEAHKMMIQQGQVDGLFLLRDSQSNPKAFVLTLCHHQKIKHFQILPCEEDGQVFFSLDDGATKFTDLIHLVEFYQLNRGVLPCKLKHPCTAVAL, from the exons ATGCCATCCTGCTCTCCAGACTGTTGCCTCTTACAGGCTGTGGAG ATAGTGAAGGTGTGGAGCGAGGATGGGGCCGGCAAAGTCGTGGAGATCCCGGCCGACATGACGACTCGAGATGTGTGCCAGCTGCTGGTCTACAAGAGCCACTGCCTGGACGACAGCGCCTGGTCGCTGGTGGAGCACCACCCCATCCTCGGCATTG AGAGATGTGTGGAGGACCACGAGCTGGTGGTTCAGGTTCAAGCCTCCATGAGCGGTGACAGTAAATTCCTCTTCAGGAAGAATTATGCCAAATATGAATTCTTCAGGAACCCCCTG AACTTTTTTCCGGAGCAGATGGTGGCTTTTTGTCAGGAGTCTGATGGCTCAATTCCTCCGTCACAGCTCTTACAG AACTTTCTGAACTCAAGCAGCTGTCCAGAGATTCAGGGCTATCTGCATGTGAAAGAGCCTGGACGCAAGTCCTGGAAAAAGCTCTACATGTTCCTGCGCCGCTCCGGCCTTTATTACTCCACTAAAGGAACATCCAAG GAGCCCCGGCACTTGCAGGTACTGTCAGACCTGGAGGACAGTAACGTCTTCACCGTCATCACGGGCCGAAAACTTCACAACGCCCCCACAGACTACCAGTTCTGCATCAAg CCCAGCAAAGTGAGGAGCGACTGCAAGGaactgaaaatgctgtgtgCGGAGGACGAGCAGAGCAGGACTTGCTGGATGACTGCCTTCAGGCTGTTCAAA TACGGAATAGTGCTGTATCAGAGCTACAACGTGCCCCAGCAGAGGAAGTCTAACCTCTCGCCTTTTACTGCACCTGTG CGAAGCGTATCTGAGAATTCCCTGGTTGCCATGGACTTCTCCGGGCGGACCGGTCGCGTCATCGACAACCCCATCGAGGCCCAGAGCGCCGCCCTGGAAGAAGGGCATACCTGGAGG AAAAGGAGTCAGCGTATGAATGTCTTGGGCAGTCCCAGTCCCCTGCATCCATCTTCTCTGAGCACAG TGATTCACAGGACACAGGTGTGGTTTCATGGTCGTATCATGAGAGAGGAAGCCCACAAAATGATGATACAACAAGGCCAAGTCGATGG gttaTTCTTGTTGCGGGACAGTCAGAGTAATCCCAAGGCATTCGTGCTCACCTTGTGCCACCACCAGAAGATCAAGCACTTCCAGATCCTACCG TGTGAGGAGGACGGTCAGGTATTCTTCAGCCTCGACGACGGCGCCACCAAGTTCACCGATCTGATTCACCTGGTGGAGTTTTACCAGCTTAACAGAGGAGTGCTGCCCTGCAAGCTCAAACACCCATGCACCGCTGTGGCCTTGTGA
- the LOC113014910 gene encoding growth factor receptor-bound protein 10-like isoform X4, protein MEIVKVWSEDGAGKVVEIPADMTTRDVCQLLVYKSHCLDDSAWSLVEHHPILGIERCVEDHELVVQVQASMSGDSKFLFRKNYAKYEFFRNPLNFFPEQMVAFCQESDGSIPPSQLLQNFLNSSSCPEIQGYLHVKEPGRKSWKKLYMFLRRSGLYYSTKGTSKEPRHLQVLSDLEDSNVFTVITGRKLHNAPTDYQFCIKPSKVRSDCKELKMLCAEDEQSRTCWMTAFRLFKYGIVLYQSYNVPQQRKSNLSPFTAPVRSVSENSLVAMDFSGRTGRVIDNPIEAQSAALEEGHTWRKRSQRMNVLGSPSPLHPSSLSTVIHRTQVWFHGRIMREEAHKMMIQQGQVDGLFLLRDSQSNPKAFVLTLCHHQKIKHFQILPCEEDGQVFFSLDDGATKFTDLIHLVEFYQLNRGVLPCKLKHPCTAVAL, encoded by the exons ATGGAG ATAGTGAAGGTGTGGAGCGAGGATGGGGCCGGCAAAGTCGTGGAGATCCCGGCCGACATGACGACTCGAGATGTGTGCCAGCTGCTGGTCTACAAGAGCCACTGCCTGGACGACAGCGCCTGGTCGCTGGTGGAGCACCACCCCATCCTCGGCATTG AGAGATGTGTGGAGGACCACGAGCTGGTGGTTCAGGTTCAAGCCTCCATGAGCGGTGACAGTAAATTCCTCTTCAGGAAGAATTATGCCAAATATGAATTCTTCAGGAACCCCCTG AACTTTTTTCCGGAGCAGATGGTGGCTTTTTGTCAGGAGTCTGATGGCTCAATTCCTCCGTCACAGCTCTTACAG AACTTTCTGAACTCAAGCAGCTGTCCAGAGATTCAGGGCTATCTGCATGTGAAAGAGCCTGGACGCAAGTCCTGGAAAAAGCTCTACATGTTCCTGCGCCGCTCCGGCCTTTATTACTCCACTAAAGGAACATCCAAG GAGCCCCGGCACTTGCAGGTACTGTCAGACCTGGAGGACAGTAACGTCTTCACCGTCATCACGGGCCGAAAACTTCACAACGCCCCCACAGACTACCAGTTCTGCATCAAg CCCAGCAAAGTGAGGAGCGACTGCAAGGaactgaaaatgctgtgtgCGGAGGACGAGCAGAGCAGGACTTGCTGGATGACTGCCTTCAGGCTGTTCAAA TACGGAATAGTGCTGTATCAGAGCTACAACGTGCCCCAGCAGAGGAAGTCTAACCTCTCGCCTTTTACTGCACCTGTG CGAAGCGTATCTGAGAATTCCCTGGTTGCCATGGACTTCTCCGGGCGGACCGGTCGCGTCATCGACAACCCCATCGAGGCCCAGAGCGCCGCCCTGGAAGAAGGGCATACCTGGAGG AAAAGGAGTCAGCGTATGAATGTCTTGGGCAGTCCCAGTCCCCTGCATCCATCTTCTCTGAGCACAG TGATTCACAGGACACAGGTGTGGTTTCATGGTCGTATCATGAGAGAGGAAGCCCACAAAATGATGATACAACAAGGCCAAGTCGATGG gttaTTCTTGTTGCGGGACAGTCAGAGTAATCCCAAGGCATTCGTGCTCACCTTGTGCCACCACCAGAAGATCAAGCACTTCCAGATCCTACCG TGTGAGGAGGACGGTCAGGTATTCTTCAGCCTCGACGACGGCGCCACCAAGTTCACCGATCTGATTCACCTGGTGGAGTTTTACCAGCTTAACAGAGGAGTGCTGCCCTGCAAGCTCAAACACCCATGCACCGCTGTGGCCTTGTGA